A single Panulirus ornatus isolate Po-2019 chromosome 18, ASM3632096v1, whole genome shotgun sequence DNA region contains:
- the LOC139755041 gene encoding solute carrier family 22 member 7-like has product MGDGSHPGATMARDFDQMLEKVGSYGPYQKWRIILILVPVSFFVAFTMNVLLFQTVVPEHWCHVPGRQNTTLSLEEWKALTVPRSKESDKYESCLMYEMASGDVDGTNFTASNITQGCSSGWEYDKSQFSATIATSYGWLCERAEYSHHVLSVNMAGNTVGTFFFSLIADKQ; this is encoded by the exons ATGGGGGACGGCAGCCATCCAGGCGCGACCATGGCGCGGGACTTCGATCAGATGCTGGAGAAGGTGGGTTCCTACGGACCTTACCAGAAGTGGAGGATCATCCTCATCCTTGTTCCTGTGTCCTTCTTTGTGGCATTTACG ATGAATGTGTTGTTGTTCCAAACGGTGGTTCCAGAGCACTGGTGTCACGTCCCCGGCCGCCAGAACACGACGCTCTCCTTGGAGGAGTGGAAGGCACTTACCGTGCCCAG ATCCAAAGAATCCGACAAGTACGAGAGCTGCCTGATGTATGAGATGGCGTCGGGTGACGTGGACGGGACCAACTTCACCGCCAGCAATATTACACAAG GGTGCAGCAGTGGTTGGGAGTACGACAAGTCTCAGTTCAGTGCGACCATTGCTACGTCGTACGGCTGGCTGTGTGAGCGGGCAGAGTACTCACATCACGTGCTCTCCGTCAATATGGCTGGCAACACCGTGGGCACCTTCTTCTTCTCGCTTATCGCTGACAAACAGTGA